In Chryseobacterium gleum, a single genomic region encodes these proteins:
- a CDS encoding TerC family protein: MMFPDFTHLLNDILQNPAKSIAIIGNLILIESLLSVDNAAVLATIVMDLPENQRKKALKYGILGAYVFRGLALIFASVLISVWWLKPLGGLYLIYISVDWFIKKIKNTSDDESSEENPNKESSWLYKNSIGLLGQFWATVAIVEVMDLAFSIDNVFAAVAFSDNLLLITLGVFIGILAMRFIAQWFVRLMQVFPFLETAAFIVIAVLGIKLSLSLYEHFYPATAFAQFLGSHTMEILVSAVTVLLFVVPVLTSYLFGIPARKK, from the coding sequence ATGATGTTTCCTGATTTTACCCACCTTTTAAATGACATATTACAAAACCCGGCAAAATCGATAGCCATTATCGGTAATCTTATCCTTATTGAAAGCCTTCTCTCCGTAGACAATGCAGCCGTATTGGCTACCATCGTTATGGATCTTCCCGAAAATCAAAGAAAAAAAGCTTTGAAATACGGAATCCTAGGAGCTTATGTGTTCCGCGGACTGGCTCTTATTTTTGCTTCTGTGCTGATTTCCGTGTGGTGGCTGAAACCGCTGGGAGGTTTGTATTTAATTTATATTTCTGTTGACTGGTTTATCAAAAAAATAAAAAACACAAGTGATGATGAAAGTTCAGAAGAAAACCCCAACAAAGAATCCAGTTGGCTGTATAAAAATTCAATTGGATTGTTGGGGCAATTCTGGGCTACGGTTGCCATTGTAGAAGTAATGGATCTTGCATTTTCCATAGATAATGTTTTTGCGGCAGTCGCTTTCTCAGACAACTTACTTCTGATTACATTAGGTGTTTTTATAGGAATTTTAGCCATGAGATTTATTGCGCAGTGGTTTGTACGCCTTATGCAGGTATTCCCCTTCCTGGAAACCGCTGCTTTTATTGTAATTGCTGTTTTAGGAATTAAACTAAGCTTATCTCTGTATGAGCACTTCTACCCTGCCACGGCATTCGCTCAATTTTTAGGCAGCCATACCATGGAAATTTTAGTTTCTGCCGTTACCGTTCTTTTGTTTGTAGTACCTGTATTAACCAGCTATCTTTTCGGAATTCCGGCCCGTAAAAAATAA
- a CDS encoding co-chaperone GroES encodes MSVNFKPLADRVLVEPIAAETKTASGIIIPDTAKEKPQEGTVVAVGPGKKDEPTTVQVGDKVLYGKYSGSELKLEGKDYLIVREADLLGIIG; translated from the coding sequence ATGTCAGTAAACTTTAAACCATTGGCAGACAGAGTTCTGGTAGAGCCAATCGCAGCAGAAACTAAAACAGCTTCAGGTATTATTATCCCGGATACTGCAAAGGAAAAGCCGCAAGAAGGTACTGTAGTAGCAGTAGGTCCTGGTAAAAAAGACGAGCCTACAACGGTTCAGGTAGGTGACAAAGTACTTTATGGTAAATATTCAGGTTCTGAATTGAAGTTAGAAGGGAAAGATTACTTAATCGTAAGAGAAGCTGACTTATTGGGAATCATCGGTTAA
- a CDS encoding cation:dicarboxylate symporter family transporter encodes MKPIKQKTFTDPYLRNLTLYVFTAIICGALTGYYFPEVSKHLETVSSYFFMLLEVLIVPVIFIAVMYGVSYIFSTKNAFKIVSQMVLYFLIITSISILLGIGSGLLLKPGANTGIIISSHKALPERFLTRITNPLHISNYVLFLLISISAGVVIGLSKKKNNILKAIDVGRNLFFKLIKYVYIFLPVVIFCNIAYGISVYGINTLLPLSKIVATVYLTSVFFIFGILGVITAYFKINLWDFLISIKEEIILVVATSSSKTAFPMIFDKMESQGYDRKILRLVIPLGYNFNLAGACIYLPISCIFLAQLYNIPLTTKDYFWLFITISIASKTASGVPGSGFLALMFTLSRFGKIPATDLALLYSIDRFMNEARSVTNFIGITVSAAIISKINQNTISLKNDVS; translated from the coding sequence ATGAAACCTATCAAGCAAAAAACATTTACAGATCCCTATTTAAGAAACCTTACGCTTTATGTGTTCACAGCGATTATCTGCGGGGCACTAACCGGCTATTATTTTCCGGAAGTCAGTAAGCATCTGGAAACGGTGAGCAGTTACTTCTTCATGCTTCTTGAGGTTTTGATCGTTCCCGTTATTTTCATTGCGGTGATGTATGGGGTAAGCTATATTTTCAGTACCAAAAATGCTTTTAAAATTGTAAGCCAGATGGTACTGTATTTTTTGATCATCACATCTATCAGTATCTTATTGGGAATCGGTTCCGGGCTTCTTCTAAAGCCAGGTGCCAATACAGGAATTATTATTTCTTCCCATAAAGCACTTCCGGAAAGATTTTTAACAAGGATTACCAATCCTTTACATATCAGCAATTATGTACTTTTCCTCTTAATATCAATATCTGCGGGAGTCGTGATTGGCCTTTCAAAGAAAAAGAATAACATTCTTAAAGCTATAGATGTGGGAAGAAACCTGTTCTTCAAACTTATCAAGTATGTTTACATTTTTCTTCCTGTTGTTATTTTCTGTAATATCGCTTACGGAATTTCAGTCTACGGAATTAATACTTTACTACCGTTGAGTAAGATTGTTGCCACGGTATATCTTACCAGTGTATTTTTTATTTTCGGGATCTTAGGGGTTATAACCGCTTATTTTAAAATTAACCTCTGGGATTTTCTGATCAGCATCAAGGAAGAAATCATTCTGGTAGTAGCTACCTCTTCTTCAAAGACGGCATTTCCCATGATCTTTGATAAAATGGAATCACAGGGATATGACAGAAAAATTCTTCGCCTTGTTATTCCTTTGGGATATAATTTCAATCTGGCAGGAGCCTGCATCTACCTTCCAATTTCGTGTATTTTCCTGGCCCAGCTTTATAATATTCCGCTTACGACGAAAGATTATTTCTGGCTTTTTATCACCATTTCAATTGCATCAAAAACAGCTTCGGGTGTTCCCGGGTCAGGCTTTCTTGCCCTGATGTTCACCTTAAGCCGGTTCGGAAAAATTCCGGCCACAGATCTTGCGCTATTATACAGCATAGACCGCTTTATGAATGAAGCCAGATCTGTTACCAACTTCATAGGCATTACCGTTTCGGCTGCCATTATTTCAAAAATTAACCAAAATACTATTTCTTTAAAAAATGATGTTTCCTGA